The window GTGGGAGAAACTGTACGAATTGATTATGAAAACAGTAGGAAAATCATCCTCTAAATAGAAAACAAGCGAATGTCGATATGAAGTGACCCCTGTCAAGTAGACAGGAATAAAAAAGCACATTTAAGCAACCTGAGTCCTATATTCATAAGGACTCAGGTTGTTTAATTTTTTTTGAAACCGTTGGTGGTTATAAAAACGGATATAT of the Bacillus kexueae genome contains:
- a CDS encoding IS3 family transposase — translated: MRFYNHQRFQKKLNNLSPYEYRTQVA